The following coding sequences lie in one Danio rerio strain Tuebingen ecotype United States chromosome 25, GRCz12tu, whole genome shotgun sequence genomic window:
- the LOC137487344 gene encoding uncharacterized protein — MAGTSNGELPLSLQTPGLQAIWAEILALNTDEFKNLAENRSSQECINESSAPRTVHEDAPSACINVSSPLTSIHENTLPLASMSEIVSRVDDKRSTGLLEVYTTSTRAGTSRRKRNIVPRDRRVGGVKQKVVTTTAQVHVDATSDEISVIPNTPEPKRPRKSQGQTDPNVVSSQDDVEKWNDDMVNVWNASEFSNEIPVHAATTVQDSDSDTLPSNQEAYKNKQNTKPAPVVDQSNTYAKVATNDILKYKELLLQLSNGLNNIASQQQRDKRTIELFIATATKDLKQLKIDAKEHAALVRRCMANHQKIMYNQQKIMNDQQILMNDNKLTVQLLTLLVNTLKQQSR, encoded by the exons ATGGCAGGAACCTCTAATG GCGAACTGCCCCTCTCTCTGCAGACACCAGGACTTCAGGCGATATGGGCTGAGATTTTAGCGCTGAATACTGACG AGTTTAAAAATCTTGCTGAAAATCGTAGCTCACAAG AGTGTATTAACGAGTCGTCTGCACCTCGGACAGTTCATGAAGATGCACCATCAG cgtGTATAAATGTGTCGTCACCCCTGACGAGTATTCATGAAAACACATTACCACTag CGTCTATGAGTGAAATCGTCAGCCGTGTCGACGACAAACGGTCTACCGGTCTACTAGAGGTCTACACAACAAGTACACGCGCAGGAACGAGCA GACGTAAAAGGAATATTGTGCCGAGAGACCGTCGTGTCGGTGGTGTAAAGCAGAAAGTAGTCACCACTACAGCACAGGTTCATGTGGATGCTACATCTGACGAAATAAGTGTTATACCAAATACACCTGAACCAAAACGACCAAGAAAATCACAAG gCCAGACTGACCCAAATGTTGTTTCGAGTCAGGACGATGTTGAAAAATGGAACGACGATATGGTGAATGTTTGGAATGCTTCTGAGTTCTCAAACGAGATCCCGGTTCACGCTGCCACCACCGTGCAAGATTCGGATTCTGATACACTACCATCCAACCAGGAGGCttacaaaaacaagcaaaacacaaaaCCGGCGCCAGTTGTGGATCAATCAAACACGTATGCAAAAGTTGCCACAAATGACATTCTGAAGTACAAGGAGCTTCTTTTACAGCTATCAAATGGATTGAACAATATTGCATCGCAGCAACAGAGAGATAAACGGACCATCGAGCTTTTCATCGCAACTGCTACAAAGGATTTAAAGCAGTTAAAAATTGATGCAAAGGAACATGCGGCTTTAGTTCGACGATGTATGGCTAATCATCAGAAAATAATGTACAATCAacagaaaataatgaatgatcaacagatattaatgaatgataataaatTGACTGTTCAATTATTGACATTGCTGGTCAACACACTTAAACAACAATCTcggtaa